In a single window of the Elaeis guineensis isolate ETL-2024a chromosome 8, EG11, whole genome shotgun sequence genome:
- the LOC140859713 gene encoding pyrophosphate-energized vacuolar membrane proton pump-like, giving the protein MGVAILADLLTEILIPVAAVVGIGFALMQWLMVSRVKLSPERQGPLAGSKNKNDYSDYLIEEEEGLNDHNVVLKCAEIQSAISEGATSFLFTEYQYVGIFMVAFAILVFLFLGSVEGFSTKSQPCTYSKDKYCKPALANAVFSTVSFLLGAITSLVSGFLGMKIATYANARTTLEARWGVGKAFITAFRSGAVMGFLLAANGLLVLYIAINLFKLYYGDDWEGLFEAITGYGLGGSSMALFGRVGGGIYTKAADVGADLVGKVERNIPEDDPRNPAVIADNVGDNVGDIAGMGSDLFGSYAESSCAALVVASISSFGINHDLTAMCYPLLISSVGIIVCLITTLFATDFFEIKAVNEIEPALKKQLIISTFLMTVGIAIISWIALPSSFTIFNFGNQKQVANWQLFFCVAVGLWAGLVIGFVTEYFTSNAYSPVQDVADSCRTGAATNVIFGLALGYKSVIIPIFAIAISIFVSFSLAAMYGIAVAALGMLSTIATGLAIDAYGPISDNAGGIAEMAGMSHRIRERTDALDAAGNTTAAIGKGFAIGSAALVSLALFGAFVSRAALSTVDVLTPKVFIGLIVGAMLPYWFSAMTMKSVGSAALKMVEEVRRQFNSIPGLMEGSAKPDYATCVKISTDASIKEMIPPGALVMLTPLIVGTFFGVETLSGVLAGALVSGVQVAISASNTGGAWDNAKKYIEAGASEHARTLGPKGSDAHKAAVIGDTIGDPLKDTSGPSLNILIKLMAVESLVFAPFFAAHGGILFRIF; this is encoded by the exons ATGGGAGTGGCGATACTGGCGGATCTCCTGACGGAGATCCTGATCCCCGTGGCTGCCGTCGTCGGGATTGGGTTCGCTTTGATGCAGTGGTTGATGGTGTCGAGGGTGAAGCTGTCGCCGGAGAGGCAGGGGCCCCTGGCGGGGAGCAAGAACAAGAACGACTACTCCGACTACCTCATTGAGGAAGAAGAGGGGCTCAATGATCACAACGTCGTGCTGAAGTGTGCCGAGATCCAGAGCGCCATCTCCGAAG GAGCAACTTCGTTCCTTTTCACTGAGTATCAGTATGTTGGAATTTTCATGGTTGCTTTTGCAATCCTGGTATTCTTATTCCTTGGCTCCGTGGAGGGCTTTAGCACTAAGAGCCAGCCCTGCACCTACAGCAAGGACAAATATTGCAAGCCTGCACTTGCAAATGCTGTCTTTAGCACTGTGTCCTTCTTGCTTGGTGCAATCACCTCTCTGGTATCTGGTTTCCTTGGAATGAAAATTGCAACATATGCAAATGCCAGAACGACTTTGGAAGCAAGATGGGGTGTTGGAAAAGCTTTCATTACTGCATTCCGCTCAGGTGCAGTGATGGGCTTTTTGCTTGCTGCAAATGGGCTTTTGGTTCTTTACATTGCAATCAACCTATTCAAGTTGTATTATGGTGATGACTGGGAAGGTCTTTTTGAGGCTATCACTGGTTATGGTCTTGGTGGCTCTTCCATGGCTCTTTTTGGGAGAGTTGGAGGAGGTATCTATACAAAAGCTGCTGATGTTGGTGCTGATCTTGTTGGTAAGGTTGAGAGGAACATCCCTGAAGATGACCCAAGGAATCCAGCT GTGATTGCTGACAATGTTGGAGATAATGTTGGGGATATTGCCGGAATGGGATCTGATCTTTTTGGCTCATATGCTGAATCTTCCTGTGCTGCCCTTGTTGTTGCTTCAATCTCATCATTTGGAATCAACCATGATTTGACTGCGATGTGCTATCCTTTGCTTATCAGCTCTGTGGGTATCATTGTTTGTTTGATCACTACTCTGTTTGCAACTGACTTCTTTGAAATAAAGGCAGTGAATGAGATTGAGCCTGCACTGAAGAAGCAGCTCATAATCTCAACTTTTCTTATGACTGTTGGTATTGCAATTATCAGTTGGATTGCACTTCCATCTAGCTTCACGATCTTCAATTTTGGCAACCAAAAGCAAGTGGCAAACTG GCAGCTGTTCTTCTGTGTTGCAGTTGGTCTATGGGCTGGCCTGGTTATTGGGTTTGTCACTGAATACTTCACAAGCAACGCATACAG CCCTGTGCAAGATGTAGCTGACTCCTGCAGAACTGGAGCTGCCACTAATGTCATCTTTGGTCTTGCATTGGGATACAAGTCTGTGATCATTCCAATTTTCGCTATTGCTATCAGCATTTTTGTGAGCTTTAGCCTTGCTGCGATGTATGGTATTGCAGTTGCTGCTCTAGGCATGTTGAGCACCATTGCTACTGGGCTGGCCATTGATGCCTATGGCCCCATCAGCGACAATGCTGGAGGCATTGCTGAGATGGCTGGAATGAGCCACAGAATACGTGAGAGAACTGATGCACTAGATGCTGCAGGCAATACCACTGCTGCCATCGGAAAG GGTTTTGCCATTGGTTCAGCTGCTTTGGTGTCCCTTGCACTCTTTGGTGCCTTTGTGAGTCGGGCAGCATTATCAACTGTGGATGTTCTGACACCTAAAGTATTCATCGGGTTAATTGTTGGTGCAATGCTTCCTTACTGGTTCTCAGCCATGACCATGAAGAGTGTAGGCAGTGCAGCTCTGAAGATGGTGGAGGAAGTTCGCCGGCAGTTTAACAGCATACCTGGTCTTATGGAGGGAAGTGCTAAACCTGACTATGCCACTTGTGTCAAAATCTCGACAGATGCCTCAATCAAGGAGATGATTCCGCCTGGTGCTCTAGTCATGCTCACACCTCTCATTGTTGGAACCTTCTTCGGTGTGGAAACCCTGTCAGGGGTTCTTGCAGGCGCCCTTGTATCTGGCGTTCAG GTTGCAATATCTGCATCTAACACTGGTGGTGCAtgggataatgctaagaagtatATTGAG GCTGGGGCTTCAGAGCATGCTCGGACCCTCGGCCCCAAAGGATCGGATGCCCACAAGGCTGCTGTGATCGGTGACACCATTGGAGACCCTCTGAAGGACACATCTGGACCATCACTTAACATCCTTATCAAGCTAATGGCTGTTGAATCTCTTGTGTTTGCACCATTCTTTGCTGCACATGGAGGCATCCTCTTTAGGATCTTCTGA